From the genome of Acidobacteriota bacterium:
GCGCCGAGCGCCAGCGGCAGGTAGGGGTCGAGCGGTCCGGCGAGGCCGAACCGGCGCGCCATGACGACGACGTTCTTGATCCCGATCATGGACGCCACCTTGACCGTCGGGACGTTGCGCGATTCCGTCAGGGCCTGCCGGACGGTGATCTCCCCCTTGAACACGCCGTCGTAATTCCGGGGGCTCCAGGGGCGCCCGTCCGATGAGTCGAAGCTGACCGGGGTGTCGAGCAGGGGGCTCTCGGGCCCGAGGCCCTGTTCGAAAGCGGCCGAGTAGACGATCGGCTTGAAGGTCGATCCGACCTGGCGCATGGCCTGGGTCGCCCGGTTGAATTCGCTCGAGGCGAAATCGTAGCCCCCCACCAGGGCACGGACCTTCCCCGTGGCGTTTTCGAGGATGACCAGGGCCCCCTCCACCTCCGGTTGCTGCTCGAGCCGGAGGGCGGCGCTCAGCGTGCCCTCGTCCAGCGACACGATCCGGAACCAGGCCAGGTCCCCCGCCCCGAGGATGGCGCCGGGGGCCTTGGCCCCCGTCCAGGCGATCTCCCGGGCTCCGATTTCGGCGCGGTAACTCCCGATGCGCACGGCGGCCGTGGCGCCGCCGACCTCCTCGACCAGTCCGACGACGATGTCGCCCGGGCGCAGGGGGGTGCGCCATCCCGGGTGCTCGTAGGCGCCCGCGTCGGCGGAAGCGTCCGCGAAGGCGTTCCCGATGGGACCCCGCCACCCGGTCCTCTTGTCAAACTCGCGGAGCCCTTCGGCGAGCGCCCGGCGGGCCGCGGTCTGCATGCGGATGTCGAGGGTGGTGTAGACCCGCATCCCCCTTCTCCAGATCTCGTCGGTCGAATAGCGGCCGGCCAGCGTCTCCCGCACCCACTCCACGAAATGCGGGGCCAGGTCGCGTTCGTTCCGGCGGGGGGGGGCGAGCACGATCGGCTTTTTCTTCGTCTCCTCGGCCAGTTGGAGGGAGATCATCCGCTCGTCCGCCATCCGGTCGAGCACCAGGTTCCGCCGGGCCATGGCCTCCCGTGGGTGCCTGCGCGGGTTGTACCTCCCCGGGCTGCGCGGCAGCCCGGCGATCAGGGCGCATTCCTCGAGCGTCAGTTCCTTCGGCTGTTTCCCGAAGTAATAGTCCGCCGCCGCCGCGACGCCGTAGATGCCGGGGCCCATGTTGTGCAGGTTGGCGTAGAGCGTCAGGATCTGGTGCTTCGAGTAGCGTTTTTCGATTTTCCAGGCGATCAGGATGTCCTTGATCTTGCGGTCCCAGGTCTTTTCGTAGCGGCCGGTGAGCATGCGGGCCAGCTGCAGCGTTATGGTGCTGGCCCCTTTGCCGATGGGAAAGCTGCGGCGGATCGTGTCCTTCACGACGGCCCTGAGGATGGAGTAGTAGTTGAGCCCCGAGTGGTTGTAGAACTGGGCGTCTTCGACCGCGATGATGGCCAGCTGAAGGTAGGGGGGGATCTCCTCGAAAGAGACGATGATGCGCCTTTCGACGGCGAATTCGCCGATGACGCTGTCGTCGGCGGAATAGATGCTCGTGATGACGTCGGGACGGTAATCCTCGAGACTCTGGATCGGGGGGAGGTTGTACTCGTAGCCCAGAAAAATCCCCAGCCCCAGCCCGGCCGTGATGAAGAGGAGGGCCAGGAAGAGGAAGAAACCCCATAGCCCGAGCCTGTCCCTGCGGGCCGACAGTGTGCCGTCTGCTTTTTTTCCGGAGGCCGTCATCGGAACGGCATTATAGCACAGCTCCTTCAGTTCGGGGCGTCCGAAGCCTCCTCCGGCGGGCGGGGCGCGGAGTCGGAACCGGGGGACCCGAGAAACGTCACGCGGGAGGCGACGACGTCGGTGAAATAATGCTTCTCCCCCGGACCCTTTTCCCAGCAGCGGGTCTGAAGCGAGCCCTCCACGCAGACCAGGCGTCCCTTCTTGAGGTACTGGTTGCAGAGCCCCGCGACCTTGCCGAACACCACCACCCGGTGCCACTCGGCCGTCTTCTCGGCGTTGTTGCCCCGGTAGCCGTCGGTGGCCAGGCTGAAGCTGGACACGCAGGTGCCCCCCGCCGTGGTCCGTTCTTCCGGGTCTTTCCCCAGCCTTCCGATGAGCAGGACTTTGTTGATGGTTCCCATGACGCCTCCTCCTTTCCCTATATAAATGAAACGGAGCCGATTTGAGCCAAAAAATCGCTCCCGGCGGCCCGCGTTGGCCCTTGCGGCCGGCGGCCGGAAACCTGTAACCTCTGGGGAATGAGGTACGATTTCGACGAAAGGGTCGACCGCCGGGGGAGCGACAGCGTCAAGTGGTCGCACTATCCCGGGGACGTCCTCCCCCTGTGGGTGGCGGACATGGATTTCCGCTCCCCGCAGCCGGTCATCGAGGCGCTCAGGGAACGGGCGGAGCATGGGATCTTCGGCTACAGCCGGCCGTCCCCCAGGCTGACACAGTTGCTGCGCGCCCGGCTGGGGAAGCTCTACGGCTGGGAGGTGGCGGAGCCCGACGTCGTCTATCTCCCCGGCATCGTCACAGGCCTCAACGTGGCCATCCAGGCCTTTACCGCCCCGGGGGAGGGGGTGCTGGCGCAGCCGCCGGTCTATTTCCACCTCCTGCGGGACCCGGTGCAGCACGGGCGGGTGCTGGCGGACCCGCCCCTGGCCCCGAGCGGCGACGGCTACGAGATCGATTTCGAGCGTTTCGAACGGGCGATCACCCCCGCGACCCGTCTCTTCCTCCTCTGCAACCCCCACAACCCCGTCGGGCGCGTCTGGACCAG
Proteins encoded in this window:
- a CDS encoding PBP1A family penicillin-binding protein: MTASGKKADGTLSARRDRLGLWGFFLFLALLFITAGLGLGIFLGYEYNLPPIQSLEDYRPDVITSIYSADDSVIGEFAVERRIIVSFEEIPPYLQLAIIAVEDAQFYNHSGLNYYSILRAVVKDTIRRSFPIGKGASTITLQLARMLTGRYEKTWDRKIKDILIAWKIEKRYSKHQILTLYANLHNMGPGIYGVAAAADYYFGKQPKELTLEECALIAGLPRSPGRYNPRRHPREAMARRNLVLDRMADERMISLQLAEETKKKPIVLAPPRRNERDLAPHFVEWVRETLAGRYSTDEIWRRGMRVYTTLDIRMQTAARRALAEGLREFDKRTGWRGPIGNAFADASADAGAYEHPGWRTPLRPGDIVVGLVEEVGGATAAVRIGSYRAEIGAREIAWTGAKAPGAILGAGDLAWFRIVSLDEGTLSAALRLEQQPEVEGALVILENATGKVRALVGGYDFASSEFNRATQAMRQVGSTFKPIVYSAAFEQGLGPESPLLDTPVSFDSSDGRPWSPRNYDGVFKGEITVRQALTESRNVPTVKVASMIGIKNVVVMARRFGLAGPLDPYLPLALGACEATPLEMASAFTVFPNLGNQAQPWFLRRVEDYDRVKREEHEPQVHRVLQPHHAAAMLGVLENVVQNGTARAARGLGRPIGGKTGTTNDFTDAWFVGFTPSLTAAVWVGYDKTRNLGNRQSGSAVALPIWIDCMREILEGTPVERFPEPEVTDQMSDEVSGSAPYERKRIFIEDLP
- a CDS encoding single-stranded DNA-binding protein, whose protein sequence is MGTINKVLLIGRLGKDPEERTTAGGTCVSSFSLATDGYRGNNAEKTAEWHRVVVFGKVAGLCNQYLKKGRLVCVEGSLQTRCWEKGPGEKHYFTDVVASRVTFLGSPGSDSAPRPPEEASDAPN